The Symbiobacterium terraclitae genomic interval CGTCGATCACCGCCCCAAAGGGGGAGACCATACATGGCGCAGAAGGACCATAGGGCAGACGACCTTAACCATATTCTCGACCGCGTCGAACAGATGATGAAGGACGGCACGCTGGAGGAGCTGCCGATGGTGACCCCCGGCATCGGCGCCGAGGAGGACCTGACGCCGGGCGGCTTCGACCACCTGGAGCCCGGGGGCGTCGGCCGCATGGCCATCGACCCCGACGCCGCCCGGCGCATCCACGGCAAGCCCGAGCCGCGGGTCCACATCGAGACCTTCGGCTGCCAGATGAACGAGCACGACACCGAGATCATGTACGGCATCCTCGGCCAGATGGGCTACGTGCGGGCGCAGGGGCCGAACGACGCCGACCTGCTGCTGTTCAACACCTGCGCCGTGCGCGAGTCGGCGGTGGAGCACGCCTTCGGCCGCATCGGCCAGTTGAAGCCGCTGAAGTACACCAACCCGGGCATGATCATCGGCGTCTGCGGGTGCGTGCCGCAGGTGGAGGGGCAGGTGGAGCGCATCAAGCGGATCTTCCCGTACCTCGACCTGATCTTCGGCACCCACAACATCCACCGGCTGCCCGAGCTGGTGGAGCGGGCCCGAGCGGAACGGGAGACCGTGGTGGACGTGTGGGAGTCGATGGGCGACGACTTCCCCGACATTCTGCCTGCCGCACGGGAGGGCGACCTGAAGGCCTGGGTCACCATCATGTACGGCTGCGACAAGCACTGCACGTACTGCATTGTGCCCACCACCCGCGGTGCCGAGCGGAGCCGGCCGCGCGAGGTGATCCTGGCCGAGGTACAGGAGCTGGCCCGGCAGGGCTTCAAGGAGATCACCCTGCTGGGGCAGAACGTCAACGCCTACGGCAAGGACCTCTACGGCCGCCACGGCGAGGACGCCTTCGACTTCGGCGACCTGGTCGAGCTGATCGACAAGAACAGCCCCGGCATTGAGCGCATCCGCTTCACCACGAACCACCCCAAGGACTTCACCCGCAAGATGGTGGAGCAGATCGCCCGCGCCGAGAAGGTCTGCGAGTGGTTCCACCTGCCGGTGCAGTCGGGCTCCGACTCGGTGCTGCGGCGGATGAAGCGGTCGTACAACCGGAAGCAGTACCTGCGCCTGGTCCAGTGGGTGCGGGAGCTGATCCCCGATGCGGTCATCACCACCGATATCATCGTGGGCTTCCCCGGCGAGACCGAGGAAGAGTTCCAGGAGACCCTCAGCCTCGTGGAGGAGGTCCAGTTCGACGCGGCCTTCATGTTCATGTACTCGGAGCGGGCCGGCACCCCGGCCGCCGAGATGGAGGACCGGCTCAGCGTGCCCGAGAAGAAGGAGCGGCTGCAGCGGCTGATCGACCTGCAGAACCGCATCGGCCGCGCCAAGAACGAGGCCCGGGTCGGCCGGGTCTACGACGTCCTGGTCGAGGGGCCCGACAAGGGCAAGCCCGACGTGGTCTTCGGCCGGACCCGGGGCAACATCCTGGTCACCTTCCCGGGTGACGAGTCGCTCCGGGGCCAGATCGTGCCCGTGCGCATCACCAGCGCCGGTACCTGGACCCTGGAGGGCGAGCGGGTGGCCAGCCCGGTCACCCTGGGTTAAACTGCATAACCGGAGGGATCGCCGTGTCGGTTGCGACACGCCAGAACGTGTGGGTGCTGGCCCGGGAGCTGGCCGAGGCCATCGCCGGGACGCCGGAGGTCCAGGAGTTCCGGCGCACGGAGGATGCCGTCCTCGCTGACCCGGAGGCCGTGGCCCTGATACGCGAGTACGAGGAAGCCAAGCGGGCGGTGAAGTTCTCCCGGAATGCCCCGCCCGAGGAGCAGCAGCGGCTGATCGAGCGGTTCCTGGCCGTCGAGGAGCGGTTCAACGCCCACGAGGCGATCCAGGCCTACTGGAACGCCCGGGTGGCCCTCGACGCCTTCATGGACCGGGTGAACGCCGTGGTCACGTTCCCGATCACCGGCCGGGAGGCGCCGAAGGTGAAGGGCGGCGCCTGCGGCTCGGGAGGCGGCGGCTGCGGCTGCGGGGGCTAGTGGATAGAGGATGTCGGGAGGGGGGCACTCGCCCCCCTCCCGACTTGCAAAGGCAGGTACAGGCACCCCGGCTGCCGAAAACTAGCCGGAACGATTGTGCGACCCGGACGGGGTCAACCCGTGCGGACGAGGAGGATGTGCGGCGAAGTGGACGCAGCGCAGGCAACACCCATGTTCGCCCAGTACCTGCAGATCAAGGAGCAGTACCCGGACTGCATCCTGTTCTACCGGCTGGGCGACTTCTACGAAACGTTCATGGAAGACGCCGAACTGGTGGCCCGGGAGCTGGAGCTGGTCCTCACCGGACGCGACGCCGGCAAGGGGCTGGGCCGGGTTCCCATGGCCGGCATCCCGTACCACGCGGCCGAGGGCTACATCGCCCGGCTGATCGACAAGGGCTACAAGGTGGCCATCTGCGACCAGCTGGAGGACCCGAAGCTGGCCCGGGGCCTGGTGAAGCGGGACGTCACCCGTGTGGTCACGCCCGGCACGCTGGTGGAGCCGCGGCTCCTGCCCGAGAAGGCCAACAACTTCCTGGCCGCGGTGGCCTGGTCCAAGGCCGGCTTCGGCCTGGCGGTGGTGGACCTCTCCACCGGCGAGTTCGCGGCAGCCCAGCTGAACGGGGCGGACAGCCTCCGGCAGCTGCTGGAGGAGATCGGCCGGCTGGAGCCCCGGGAGGTCATCCTGGAGCCGGGGCTGGCCTCCGAGCCGTCGGTGACCGGGCCCCTGAAGAACGCCGGCATCGCCGTCTCCCCGTTCGACGGGCGCCACTTCAACCACCAGGCCGCCTACCGGCGGCTGACCCAGCACTTCGGCACCAGCAGCCTGGCGGGGTTCGGCTGCGAGCACCTGGAGCTGGCTACCCGGGCGGCCGGAGCGGCACTGGCCTACCTCGCGGAGATGCACCGGTCGAGCCTGAGCCACGTGAGCGGGCTCGCCGTCTACTACCCGGGCGACTACATGGTACTGGATCCCGCCACCCGGCGGAACCTGGAGCTGACCCGCTCGCTCCGGGACGGCGGGCGCCGCGGCACCCTGCTCTGGGTCGTGGACCGGACCGTGACCGCCATGGGCGCCCGCATGCTGAAGGGCTGGCTGGAGCGGCCCCTCCTGGACCTCGCGCAGATTCAGGCGCGCCACGCGGCGGTGGCGGAGCTGGTCAACAAACCCGTGCTGCGCGCCGACCTGCGGGCAATGCTGCAGGACGTCCACGACCTGGAGCGGCTGGCCGGCCGCGTGGCCGTGGGTACCGCCAACGCCCGCGACCTGGTGGCGCTCAAGGCCTCGCTGGTCGCCCTTCCCTCTATCCGGGTGGTGATGGAGGAGGTCACGGCGCCTCGCCTCGTGGAGCTGCGGGACCGGTTGGACATGCTGGACGACGTGCGCGACCTGATCGAGCAGGCCATCGCCGACGAGCCGCCGGTGGCGCTGACGGAGGGCGGCCTGCTGAAGGACGGCTTCCACCCCGAGGTCGACGAGCTGCGGCGCATCGCCCGGGACGGCAAGGCCTGGATCGCCCAGGTGGAGGCGCGGGAGCGGGAACGGACGGGGATCAAGTCGCTCAAGATCGGCTACAACAAGGTCTTCGGCTACTACCTCTCGGTGACCCGGGCCAACCTCGCCCTGGTGCCGGCCGACTACATCCGCAAGCAGACCCTGGCCAACGAGGAGCGGTTCATCACGCCCGAGCTGAAGGAGCTGGAGGAGAAGGTGCTCCACGCCGGCGAGCGGCTGATGAGCCTCGAGTACGAGCTCTTCCTGGAGATCCGGCAGCAGGTGGCCGCCGAGATCACCCGGATCCAGCGCTCAGCCCGGGCCGTGGCCGAGCTGGACGCCCTGGCGTCCTTCGCCGAGGTGGCCTCGCTCTACGGCTACTGCCAGCCGCTGATGGACAGGTCCACCGTGCTGGAGCTGCGGGGTGCCCGCCACCCGGTGCTGGAGCGGGTGATGCCCGAGGGCACCTTCGTGCCCAACGACCTGCTGGTGGACACGGCCGAGAACCGGCTGCTCCTGATCACCGGGCCGAACATGGGCGGCAAGTCGACGGTGATGCGGCAGGCGGCGCTGGCGGTGATCCTGGCCCAGGCGGGCTCCTTCGTCCCGGCCGAGGCGGCGCACATCGGGCTGGTGGACCGGGTCTTCACCCGCGTCGGCGCCTCGGACGACCTGGCCACGGGGCAGTCCACCTTCATGGTGGAGATGACCGAGGTGGCCAACATCCTGCACGCCGCCACGGAGCGCTCGCTGGTGGTGCTGGACGAGGTGGGCCGCGGCACGGCCACCTTTGACGGCCTCTCGATCGCCTGGGCGATCACCGAGCACATCCACCAGCACATCGGCTGCCGGACGCTCTTCGCCACCCACTACCACGAGCTCTGCGAGCTCGAGGGCCTGCTGCCGGGCGTGAAGAATTACTCGGTGGCGGTGATGGAGAAGGGCGAGGAGATCATCTTCCTCCGCAAGCTGGTGCGGGGCGGGGCAGACCGCTCCTACGGCATCCAGGTGGGCCGCCTGGCCGGCCTGCCGTCCACTGTGGTGGAGCGGGCCCGGGAGATCCTGGCCACGCTGGAGCAGCAGGAGGGGGAGCGCAAGTCCAGGCGGGAGGCCGCGGCGCAGAAGCTCCGGCGGCAGCCGCCCGTGCAGCTCACCTTCTTCGAGCCGAAGAAGGACCCGGTTGTGGAGGAGCTGCTGGGCCTGAACGTGATGGCGCTCACCCCCATCGAGGCGCTGAACGTGCTGTACCAGCTGCAGGCGAAGGCGAAGGAGAGCAGGTAGCCTGGCGGTGCGCCGAAGCCGTGGTCCGGGATGTACACATGCCGGACCACGGCTTTCCTTTTGGCCGCCGACCCCGAGGCAGCGGGGGCCCTGTTTCGGATCGTGCGAGCACCCCATCCCGCTTAATTGGTGTACTTCTTGAAGGGTTTATCGCATGAATGGCAAACCCCTGGAATTGATGTGCACTCGCACAGCAGTAACCGAAGGAGGGTGTGTGTATGCGAAGGTTCCTAGCAGGGCTCTTATCCATTCTGTTGCTGCTGATCCCGATCCCCTCCCTGGCGGTTGAGGTCGAACCCGTCGGTGCGGGCCCCGCCGAAGCCGCCCCCGCGGAGGCGAGCGAGGCCGGGTCCGCAGAGACTGCCGGAACACAGGTGGACGAGGCCGCCCTCGCCTTGCTCCGGAAGATCAACGAGATCCAGGAAGGGAAGTTCGTGGGCGAGATGCGGATCGCGGCCGATGCCGGCGGCTTCGGCGTCTGGGTTCGCATCGAGATGGAGGCGTATGCCCAGGGAGAGAACGCGCTTCTCCATTACCGGGCCAATCTCCTCGGCCAGCCGATCAACGCGGGAATCGCACGGTACGAGAACGAGGCCTGGTTCAACGCGAACGGGACCTGGCTGCCCCTGGGCCCGCAAGGGGGTTCCGGTGACGTGCTCGAAGCGCTGGACGTGCTGGCCACCGCCGGCGCCCTCGACCCCGCGGCCGCGGAACTGCTGAGGCAGGCGCAGATCAGCGTGTCGCAGGAGACCGTGGACGGCGTGGCGTACGACGTCCTGCACATCACGCTGCACCAAGGCGCCCTGGGAGCGCTGTTCGGAAGCCTCCTGGACACGATGGGCTCCGCTTCCCTGATGGCCCCTGGTGCCGCCGCCGGGGGCGGGTTCGATGAGGTCGCTGCGACCGGTCACTACTGGGTTGAACGGGAGACACAGACCCTGCGCCGGGTCGCCACCGAAGTCTCGCTGAAGACGAGCGAACCGGCGATGGCCGTCACCGCTGAAGGCGATCTCTACTTCCACCCCCTGGAGGGGCCGATCCCCTTCCCGGATGAGATCACCGCCGCTGCTCCGACTCCGGTGGTCCCCGCGCCGCCCCACGCGGACGCGAAACCCCTTCCGTTCCCGCACGAACTGCTTGAGAAGTTCAGGGGGAGCAGCTTCAAGGCCACCGGGCAGGTCTACGCCTCGATCGACAGCGAGACGACCTGGGGCGGAGCCCTGCTGGACGCAGAACTGTACACCAAGGATGGCGAGCGGGTAGCCCGCACGCAGGGGAATCTGCTCGGTACGCCTGTGCAGAGCGGAGTGGCCGTTCGCAGCGGATCCGTCCGGATCCTGGGGGCCGACGGGTCGTGGGAGCAGTCCGACGGGGCGCTGGGCGGCGTCGGACCGTTTGACCTCCCCGCCGCCTTCCTCAACCTGCCCGGATGGACCTTCCGGATGGAACGCATGCGGATGTACGAGGACGTCCTGGACGGCAGGGCGGTCTACGTGCTCGAGATGGAAGGCGGACATGCCGCCGTCACCTACCTGTCCGGCGCGAGCCTTCCCGAGCATCCCGAGAACGAGGTGAGCATCACCCTGCTCCTGGATAAGGAGAGCGGCCTGCCCATCCAGCAGGACATGTTCGTGTGGGTGGTGGACGAGCAGGGGCGGACGCACACCCTGTACGGGACGCTTGAGATCGAACCCTGGAAGGAGCCGCTGCCCTTCCCCGGTGAGCCCGCGCCATCCATCCAGGACTGACACGATCACGCCCCGGGGCGATGCCCCGGGGCGTCAGTCGTCCGCCGGGTCTTCTCCCCTGAGCACCAACCGGCGACGGCAGAAAACCCCTGCATCAACCCGGGGGAATGCGGCGCATGCGGCGAATATTCCTTATCTGTGTGCCCCGGGCACAGTACTCCGGCTGGAGAGGGGTATCTGCATGCGTCGTTTCGCGCTTCCGCTGCTCCTCCTGTGGCTTCTTTCCCTGCCGCTCCCGGCGCTGGCCGATGCGCCCGTGCGGCTCGTCATCAACGGCGTCGAGATCCGCCCGGACGTGCCGCCCATGATCCAGGACGGGCGGACGCTGGTGCCCATCCGATTCCTGGCCGAACCCTTGGGCTTCGCGGTCGCCTGGGACGGCGATACCGGCACCGTCACGCTCAGCGGGCCGAAGGTCATCCAGCTGACGGTGGGCAGGGATGAGGCCGTGGTGGACGGCGCCGCGGTGGTGCTGGACGCGCCGGCGGTGAACGTGGGCGGGCGGGTGCTGATCCCTCTGCGGTTCGTCGCCGAGCAGCTGGGCGCCGAGGTGGGCTGGGACGGCGAGAGCCGGACCGTGGCGGTGTCTGCGCCGTGGCTGCCTGCGGAGGCTGTGGTGAACCCGGCCGTCCTGGCCGCGCTGGGTGAGCCGGCCTGGCTGGTGGGCGGCCGCGCCTTCGGCGACTTCACCGTGACGATGGAGGTCCTGGGGGCCGAGTTGAGCGGCTCGGCCCAGTTCGACGCCTTCCGGGACGGCGAGGACTTCCTGGTCCTCGTCCGCATGCGTGCCGATGGCCTCGGGCTTGGGGCGCAGACGGGCGTGGCGACCGTCCGGGGCCGGACCTGGGTCCTCGGACGGGACGGGTCCTGGGAACCGCAGCCCCCGGAGGCGCCGGTCCAGGTGCCGATGCTCCCGGAGGACGGACTCGGTGCATCGCTGCGCGTCGGGCTGCTGCCCTTTGGCGCCGAGGCCCTCGCGAGCGCGCAGGTAAGCCGGGGCGAGGAGGTCGTGGACGGCGTCGTGTACGACGTGACCACCGTCTCCCTGGACGAGGCGGCGGTGAGGGCATGGCTGGGAGAGGCGGCCGCCACGCTCGCAGATGCGGGATTTTCGGCGACCTTCTGGGCGGAGCGGGGAACCGGCCTGCTGAAGCGGGCCGACCTGGCCCTGCGGGCGGAGGACCCGCTGGGCACGGTGTTCCGGCTGCACGGGTCGCTGCACTTCGAGCCGTGGGCGCAGCCGATCCCGTTCCCGCCCGAGATCCTGGCCGAATCGCGCGCAGAAGCCCCCGGACGAGCGCCGGGGGCTTCGCATTGCGAGGGTGTTTCGGGCGCAGCAGGTCCCGGGTGTGCATGATGATCTGCAGGCCGTCGCTGGGAGATCCCCTTTGACAGCGCGTGGGAACGAGGGGCATCACCATCGTCCACAATCCGCCGGGTTCCCGGGCCACAGGGCCAGCAGGGGCAGGGCCGAGGCCAGGGGCCGCCGAAGAGGCCGAGCCCCCCGTTCACCTCGATCCGCAGTGGGCCCAGGGGCAGGACCGCCCTCCACCGGCTGGAAGGGTTTCCGTACCGGATCGTCGCCCCGCGGTTGCTGCGCGCGAAGCCCGCGAGGGCGTGGCCGAGTTCGTGGACGAAGGCGGCCGGGAAGAAGCCGAACGTTCCCAATCGGCCGGCCTGAGACCCTGCGGCGGTTCACCGCTCCCCCGTGCCCCGCACCCGCAGGCCTGCGGAAGGGCAAAGGCCGCAGGCAGCGCGGGCTACGACTCCGGCTTGAGAAAACGCTTGATGATCATGATCTGGCCGCAGTGCGATGCCATGTGGAAGGGCAGCAGCTTCAGGAAGAAGGGCACGGAGGTCGGGCGGTCCCCGATGGTCAGGGTGCGCTCAAGGTCAGCCGCCGTGAGCCCCTCCAGCACCTCCGTCAGGAAGGCCCTGGCCCGGTCGAGCTTCTCCGTCAGGGCGTCGGCGCTCTCGCCCGGGTCGGCGGCGGCGATCGGCCGGCCGCCGGGGGCAGGGGTGTACCGGTCCAGCAGGACGGCCTTGCGCAGGTCCTCGGGGGCACGGCGGCCGGACAGCAGTTCCCCGATGGTGACCTCCGTGGCCGCCATGTGCAGCACCAGGGTCGCCGCGCTGTTGGCCAGGCCGGGCGGGACGAACTCCAGCTGCTGGGGAGTGAGCCCGCGGATGGCGTTCTTCACGGACCGGAGCGCGAAAGCAAGCTGGTCGGAACAGGCTTGTGCCTCGGCGATCATGTCGTCAACCTCCTTTGATATTGCAGAGGATTCGGCGGGTTCCGCCGATTTCCTCCGCTGGTCTGTCGCCCACGTGCACCCGCAGGCGCGGACTTCCACCGCAGACGGGCGCGCCGGGCAGGGCGCACTGCTTGCGCCCGGGCACCCGCGGTGGGCCGGCACGTCATCGACGGCCGGGCGGTTGGACATACTGAGACTCTGCGAGGCGCCGCGGTTGCCGGGGCGGCGCCCACGAGCAAGGCGCAGAGGAGGGAGTAAGGTGGACCTCATTCCGTGGAATCCCTTTCGCGAGCTGGAGCGCGTGCGGTCGCCCCTGGACCGCCTCTTCACGGACCCCGTGTTCGGAACGGGGATGACCTTCGGGGGTGCGCTGAACGCCTTCCCTGTCGAGGTCGTGGAGCAGGGCGGCGACGTGGTGGTGCGCTGCGAGCTGGCCGGCATCGATCCGGAAGAGGTGGACGTGCGGATCACCGACCAGGGCGTGACGATCCGGGGCGAGCGGAAGGCCGAGGAGACGGGGCGGCAGGGCGGCACCTACCGCACCGAGCGCTTCTACGGCACCTTCAGCCGCACGGTCGGCTTCCCGGTGCCGGTGGACAGCGACCAGGCGACGGCCACCTTCCGCCACGGCCTGCTGGAGGTCCGGGCGCCGAAGCGGAACCCCGACGCGGGGCGGGACGGGCGCAAGCTCAACATCGACACGGTGCACTGATGAGGGACCGGGGCCGGCATCGCCCCCGGTCCTTTTCCTTTCCCGGAGCAAAACCCGCCGGAACACCCGCCAGCCCTGAAACGTCCAATACATCCGATAAGTGCGTTGCGCCCGGCGACCGGGAGTGGGGCCAGGAGAGCGGGGCAACAGGGGACGGGGGATGGGATGAGCCCGGTTCATGGTCGGAGGCTGCTGGGCGATCTGCTGGTCATCGCCGGCGCCTCACTGTGGGGGACCCTCGGAATCGTCGTGAAGTCGCTGTACGAGAGCGGACTCTCCACCGAGGTCATCGTCACGGTGCGGGCGACGCTGGCCACGGTGCTGCTTCTCGCGCTGCTGGGCACGATCCGGCCGGCGCTGCTGCGCGTTCACCTCAGGGATGTGCCCCTGTTCGCCCTCTACGGGCTGGTGAGTGTGGCCGCGTTCAACCTGCTGTACTTTGCCACGATCCAGCGCCTCTCGGTGGCTGCCGCGGCGGTGCTGATGTACACGGCGCCCGCCTTCGTCGCCGTCGCGTCCTATCTGACGCTGGGTGAGCCGCTCACCCGGACCAAGGTGACGGCGCTGGTGCTCACCCTGGTCGGCTGCGCCCTGGTGGCCCGGGCGTACGAGCCCGACACCTTCAGGGGCCAGGCCCTGGGCCTGCTCACCGGGCTGGGGTCCGGGTTCACCTACGGGATGTACTCGGTCTTCGGCAAGCACGCTCTGAAGCGGTACAAGACCTGGACCGTGCAGGTCTACGCGCTGGCGGCCGGCGCCCTGCCCCTGCTCCTGCTGTACGGGCGGGAGGCCGCCGTCACCGTGGTCCGCTCCCCGCAGGGGATTCCCGGGCTGCTCTACCTGGCCCTCGTGACGACGCTGGGTGCCTACGGCCTCTACCTGGCCGGGCTGCAGCGG includes:
- a CDS encoding Hsp20/alpha crystallin family protein; its protein translation is MDLIPWNPFRELERVRSPLDRLFTDPVFGTGMTFGGALNAFPVEVVEQGGDVVVRCELAGIDPEEVDVRITDQGVTIRGERKAEETGRQGGTYRTERFYGTFSRTVGFPVPVDSDQATATFRHGLLEVRAPKRNPDAGRDGRKLNIDTVH
- the mutS gene encoding DNA mismatch repair protein MutS, translating into MCGEVDAAQATPMFAQYLQIKEQYPDCILFYRLGDFYETFMEDAELVARELELVLTGRDAGKGLGRVPMAGIPYHAAEGYIARLIDKGYKVAICDQLEDPKLARGLVKRDVTRVVTPGTLVEPRLLPEKANNFLAAVAWSKAGFGLAVVDLSTGEFAAAQLNGADSLRQLLEEIGRLEPREVILEPGLASEPSVTGPLKNAGIAVSPFDGRHFNHQAAYRRLTQHFGTSSLAGFGCEHLELATRAAGAALAYLAEMHRSSLSHVSGLAVYYPGDYMVLDPATRRNLELTRSLRDGGRRGTLLWVVDRTVTAMGARMLKGWLERPLLDLAQIQARHAAVAELVNKPVLRADLRAMLQDVHDLERLAGRVAVGTANARDLVALKASLVALPSIRVVMEEVTAPRLVELRDRLDMLDDVRDLIEQAIADEPPVALTEGGLLKDGFHPEVDELRRIARDGKAWIAQVEARERERTGIKSLKIGYNKVFGYYLSVTRANLALVPADYIRKQTLANEERFITPELKELEEKVLHAGERLMSLEYELFLEIRQQVAAEITRIQRSARAVAELDALASFAEVASLYGYCQPLMDRSTVLELRGARHPVLERVMPEGTFVPNDLLVDTAENRLLLITGPNMGGKSTVMRQAALAVILAQAGSFVPAEAAHIGLVDRVFTRVGASDDLATGQSTFMVEMTEVANILHAATERSLVVLDEVGRGTATFDGLSIAWAITEHIHQHIGCRTLFATHYHELCELEGLLPGVKNYSVAVMEKGEEIIFLRKLVRGGADRSYGIQVGRLAGLPSTVVERAREILATLEQQEGERKSRREAAAQKLRRQPPVQLTFFEPKKDPVVEELLGLNVMALTPIEALNVLYQLQAKAKESR
- a CDS encoding YlbF family regulator, with amino-acid sequence MSVATRQNVWVLARELAEAIAGTPEVQEFRRTEDAVLADPEAVALIREYEEAKRAVKFSRNAPPEEQQRLIERFLAVEERFNAHEAIQAYWNARVALDAFMDRVNAVVTFPITGREAPKVKGGACGSGGGGCGCGG
- a CDS encoding stalk domain-containing protein; this translates as MRRFALPLLLLWLLSLPLPALADAPVRLVINGVEIRPDVPPMIQDGRTLVPIRFLAEPLGFAVAWDGDTGTVTLSGPKVIQLTVGRDEAVVDGAAVVLDAPAVNVGGRVLIPLRFVAEQLGAEVGWDGESRTVAVSAPWLPAEAVVNPAVLAALGEPAWLVGGRAFGDFTVTMEVLGAELSGSAQFDAFRDGEDFLVLVRMRADGLGLGAQTGVATVRGRTWVLGRDGSWEPQPPEAPVQVPMLPEDGLGASLRVGLLPFGAEALASAQVSRGEEVVDGVVYDVTTVSLDEAAVRAWLGEAAATLADAGFSATFWAERGTGLLKRADLALRAEDPLGTVFRLHGSLHFEPWAQPIPFPPEILAESRAEAPGRAPGASHCEGVSGAAGPGCA
- a CDS encoding DinB family protein, which gives rise to MIAEAQACSDQLAFALRSVKNAIRGLTPQQLEFVPPGLANSAATLVLHMAATEVTIGELLSGRRAPEDLRKAVLLDRYTPAPGGRPIAAADPGESADALTEKLDRARAFLTEVLEGLTAADLERTLTIGDRPTSVPFFLKLLPFHMASHCGQIMIIKRFLKPES
- the miaB gene encoding tRNA (N6-isopentenyl adenosine(37)-C2)-methylthiotransferase MiaB gives rise to the protein MAQKDHRADDLNHILDRVEQMMKDGTLEELPMVTPGIGAEEDLTPGGFDHLEPGGVGRMAIDPDAARRIHGKPEPRVHIETFGCQMNEHDTEIMYGILGQMGYVRAQGPNDADLLLFNTCAVRESAVEHAFGRIGQLKPLKYTNPGMIIGVCGCVPQVEGQVERIKRIFPYLDLIFGTHNIHRLPELVERARAERETVVDVWESMGDDFPDILPAAREGDLKAWVTIMYGCDKHCTYCIVPTTRGAERSRPREVILAEVQELARQGFKEITLLGQNVNAYGKDLYGRHGEDAFDFGDLVELIDKNSPGIERIRFTTNHPKDFTRKMVEQIARAEKVCEWFHLPVQSGSDSVLRRMKRSYNRKQYLRLVQWVRELIPDAVITTDIIVGFPGETEEEFQETLSLVEEVQFDAAFMFMYSERAGTPAAEMEDRLSVPEKKERLQRLIDLQNRIGRAKNEARVGRVYDVLVEGPDKGKPDVVFGRTRGNILVTFPGDESLRGQIVPVRITSAGTWTLEGERVASPVTLG
- a CDS encoding DMT family transporter; the encoded protein is MSPVHGRRLLGDLLVIAGASLWGTLGIVVKSLYESGLSTEVIVTVRATLATVLLLALLGTIRPALLRVHLRDVPLFALYGLVSVAAFNLLYFATIQRLSVAAAAVLMYTAPAFVAVASYLTLGEPLTRTKVTALVLTLVGCALVARAYEPDTFRGQALGLLTGLGSGFTYGMYSVFGKHALKRYKTWTVQVYALAAGALPLLLLYGREAAVTVVRSPQGIPGLLYLALVTTLGAYGLYLAGLQRVEASRASIISTIEPVIAALLGFWVLHESLSLAQVAGIVLVLVSAIVLNLPAETSGAAAEGGGAAADGGSVSGD